Part of the Varibaculum massiliense genome is shown below.
CCTTTCGGGCAAATGCTAAGTCTGAAATCTCTACATCTCCCAGCAATAGCGGGGTGCGCTTTTGGGAATCTTTCTCTGCCTGCACTTTACGGAACGCATCCAGTAGCACTATCCTCCAAGGATCAGATGAGTTGATAATATCTGCACGAAGTACCCGCACAGACTCCCATGCCTGCGCCAAGAGATTAGCTGATACGAACTTGCACCGCTCAGCCAGGCCGCGCGAGAGTTCATTAACCACTGTTGCACGGGCAGCATCATCCCAGCAACGCTCATGCGCTACCCGCAACGCTAGTTGCAACGGGTCACGCTTAGTTACCCCAACAAAACGGTAGTCCTCTACCGGCAACACCAACGCTGGCTCAACCTGCGGCAATATATGCATTCCCATACGGGAAACCGTGATTGACCCCTTGAAACCCGCAACCCAGTTTTGTGAAATCTCAAGTAAACCCGCGTTTTGTAGCCATAGCCAAGCCCGCGAGATAGAGCTGACAGAATACCCGGTGGCCTGCGCTACGTATTCTTTGGAAACCCCAAGCGCTACCCCGCGTGAGTCCACCCAGCGGGCAAGCTCAAATAGGCCTGCCCTAGCTGGTTTGGATAAGCCTTGTTGCAGACTAACCCAGTTTGCTGCCTGCACACCCACTCACTCCACCTCGCTACCCACGCAACCGATCAGTAGCACCGCACCGAATCGCAACCCGAACATTTGAATCAACCCTGCCCTGACCAGTCGGGATAGCACTCGTTGTACCGTGCGCACGCTAAACCCGGTAATATCGGCTACCCGAAACACCGGACGCATCACAAACCCTGACTCATCAGCCAAACCAGACAACACTAACGCCACGAAACGGGCAGTTGGAGCCTGTTCAACTTCCCATACAGCGCGGCGAAACCCGCCTGGATTAAACCCGCCCTCACTCATGGCTCACTCCTGCTTGCACGGCTTTTCTAAGCGATTGCGACACCGATTCTCCTGCCTGAATCGCCTTATCGAACACGCCGCCACCAGCAGCTAAGATTTTCTCTGCCCGCTTGCGCCAATGTTTTTCGTTACCAACGGCTGACTTGTTGATCCCTAACGCGGCAGGGGTAAAAAACCAGGCCACCTCCCGCGCCACTTCCACCGTCAACGGCTCTGCTTCACTTGCTGTTTCTTCCTCTAAAGGCAGTATTACCTGCTGTTTTGCTGTTAATCGTTCCGGTGGCACAGCGGGAGTGTTTTCGATTCTCCAACACGCTAGGCCGGAAAGATTTTTCACTGTATCGGGTAGTGGATCCTGCCCGATAAATCTTTGCAATTCTTGCCTAGACCAGCCATTACCTAGTCTTTCACGCAGAAGGCTAGTAGCTTTTATTGCTGCCGAAGTAGACAGTTTACGCAGATCGGCAGGCAGGCAATCTCGAATCAAATCCCAATCCGGCGCACCCGGTTGAGTGGCTGTTTTGCCCGCGGAGCAGCTTTGCTGCAAGCGGGCAGAAGTAGTTTCAGATTTTTTTCCAACCAGCCCCGCCTCTACGCGGCCAGGTGCCACTTGGGGGGTAGGGGGGTTGGGATAATTTAATTGACGGTTATATGAATCATATGGTCGCAGTATTTTGCTGGTGTGGACGGCGCTATTTTGCGGATGTGGCTTCACACCCGCAGATTTTGCGTTAGTGGCGCTACCAGCATTAACACTCTTTTTTGCCACACCCGCAGATTTTGCGGATGTGGACAGCGGCGGAATGATTACCGGATTTTTTCGATCCCGGCGTACCCGGTAAGTGGTGCCGCACCGATGCTTATGCGAGGGTCTACCCTCACACGCGCCCTCCCCTGAATCGCACCACCGATACCTTGGTTCCCGCTCGATAAACCCTTTAGCTTCAAGCGAGGTTAAATAATCCGTTAAAGACCGATCTGAACAAAGCGCCCGCCTCGCTATCTCGTGGCGGGCACGCCAGGTAATATCGTCATCATTAGCGAACTCGGCCAAAGCTAAAAGAACTAGCTTTTCGCCGCGATTAACGCCTGCTACTTCATCAAATGCCCACGTAAATGCCCTAATACTCATGACACACCACCCAGGCAACGCGCGGTTGGGCAAGGGGAAACCACACTTACAAGCGGGCCGAAAACGCCATCAGCCACGCCCTGTAATATCTCGGCAGCATCTCTAGCCATATCGGCAGCCACTAACACTTCGCCTTGACCAGAAACCGCTATTTCGCCGCGCACCAGCGCGCGGGCAGCTTCTTCCAGGCCTTGAGCAAGCTCAACAACACCGCAATCTTTACACACAATAAACTCCTAAAAAGAATACAAAAACCTAACCCAACCAGCTAAAACACCGCTGGTCAGGTGAAATAAAAATGAGAAACTAAACGGGAAATACCCTTAAAAACAGCAAATACGGCTAACCTATAAACACCACCCCTTCCGAGGGTTGGTTATGTAGAAAAAAACAGCCGGTACCGGGGAAAATGCTAAAAAGCCCGGTACCGGCCAGGCACGCAACCACGCGCCTAAACCCTCCACCACAGAGGGGAAGATATTAAATATACAAGTCGCGGTGCGCACCTAGATCACCAGCGAAGATTGTTTTTCGTGGAACGCCTCAAACATCTTTGGAGTCAGCAGAAAATTAATTTTCTTTACTTCCTCGCGATAGAAAAAATATCTTCCTGTCGCGGTGCGCAAATGGGAGAGCTTTCCAGCGTTTGCCCAGCGGCGCAAAGTTTGACCCGGCACCCCACACAACCCTTCGGCTTCTGAGGTACCGATCAAACCATTATCTTTAAGCGTTTCAACAGTCATACGTTCAGAATAGTTACGTTTGTTAAAATTAGCAATTATCAGATTGACTGTTTGACCTTTTGACGTTTTATGATAAAATAGAGATATGACGAAACAAGCAATCGCACCTAGCCAATTAAGTGCAGATCAAGCCGTAGGGCTTACGGTTGCTCAATACCTGCAAGCCGCTACCATAACCAGAACAAAGGTAAGTGATGTTCTAGGATGCTCACGAGTAAATGCCAGCAAGAAAGTTGCAGGTAAAGTGGGATGGAGTATTGAGGAAATCTATACTCTGGCAGAATTCTTTGGATTAGACACCACAGACTTATTGCCGAAAAAAGACGATACAGGCTCTTGGCTACCTGCGCCTTTTAACCCTGCGTTCCTGAGTCGGGGAATTGGAAAAACCCCGTCACCGCTGGATCGCAACGAGGACGGGGTTTGGCGCGCTCGACAGGATTCGAACCTGCAACCTTCTGATCCGTAGTCAGATGCTCTATCCGTTGAGCCACGAGCGCATTTGCCGTTACCTAAGCAACTACCTCAGTTTAAGACAGAGCCGATAAGCCCTCCAAATCTGAGACAGCTTATTTAATGCGATTCACACCTCGACGTCCCGGTGGGAACGCGCGGGGTCTGGATTTTTCCTCCCGCCCAAGAATTGGGAAAACGTAGCGACGTTTTCCAAATTCTTATGCCCACCGCACCCACTCGGATAAAACCCAGACCCCACGCTCATTGCATCGCTCGCGACCATGGCGGGGCTGGAAAAACAGTAGAGGTTATCCACCAGAAAATGCGCAGGCGGCATTAGGAAAGCAAGGGTCGCGACCTGTAACGTAGCGCGTAGGGGCAGATTCATGCCGAGGGCTAGCCAGATTTCACATCACGCTGCTAAAGCTTCGGACACCAAGCGTTCAATCAAACAGTGGATATATCTTGCGGTCACTACACGCGGGGTGCGGCCGGTAAAAGATACGAGAGGGGCTTGACCTGCGTAGCAGGTCACGGGGTCCCCGGAGTGCTTTTACCGAGCCAGCCCCGCGGTAAATTTCGGCAAACTAATCGGTAACGAACTGCATAAACAGCTCGTTTAAGGCGTTTGCATCTTCATCGGTTTTGCAGATGACCAGGATAGTATCGTCACCGGCGATGCAGCCGAGCACGGTATCAAACCACGCCATATCGATCGCGCCCGCGAGCAACTGGGCACCGGCCGCCGGGGTGCGCAGCACTACCTGGTTATGTACCACTGCGGAAGATACCAGCAGGTCTTGGCACCATTTAGCCAACTTTTCATTACCGGGATCTTCCTGTCCCCTCCGCACGCGCACCGGATAGGGTTCCGGCAGCATATAGACAGTTTTTCCGCTGGTAGCACGCACTTTAGTGGCACGTAACGCTAACAGATCGCGCGACAAAGTGGCCTGGGTGGTAGGGATTCCCCGTTCAGCCAAGTGGCTCAGCAGTTGCGACTGACTAGAGATTTCCTGTTGATTGAGGATTTCGCGGATTGCTTCCTCGCGCGCAGCCTTGGTGGTCGGTACGGTTGCCATGCCCCTATCTTCCCATTACATCCGCTCGGGAGCTATCACTCCGCAAAGATCCAACCCGTTTTCGAGCACTTGCCGCACAGCCTCGTTCAGGTGCCGGCGCGCCACGTGCGCGGCGGTTATTTCCTCGCCGGAGCGGGGAATCACCCGGCACTGGTTGTACCAAGTGTGATAGCCAGCCGCCAGTTTCTCCAGGTAACGCGGGATCCGATGAGGTTCGCGCTCTTCGGCGGCCAGTTTGAGTTCAGCCGGGTATTGCGCCAAAACCCCGAGCAGATCCTTATCGGCTTGGCTAGAAAGCGCGGAGGCCTCATAGTTACCGTCAGCTTTCACTCCGGCTTCGTCGGCATTGCGCCCCACCGAACAAGTGCGGGCATGAGCATATTGCACATAGTAAACCGGGTTTTCATTGGTATGGGAGCGCAGCAAATCTAGATCAATATCGACAGTGGAATCCATCGATACTCGCACCAACGAATAGCGGGCAGCATCGACTCCCACCGCATCTACCAGGTCATCTAGAGTAATCACGGTGCCGGCGCGTTTAGACATTTTCACTTCTACGCCGTTTTCTTTCAGATTAACCATCTGCCCGATAATGATTTCCAGGCTTTCGCCAGGCTTGCCCCCGAAGGCCGCACACATGGCATACATGCGGTCAATATATCCGTGGTGGTCAGCCCCCAGAATCAAGATTTCATGGGTGGCTCCCCGGCGCTGTTTATCCCGGTAATAGGCAATATCGGCTGCGAAATAGGCGGGATCACCATCCGACTTCAAAATCACCCGGTCTTTATCATCCCCATATTTAGTGGACTTCAGCCAGGTGGCGCCGTCCTTTTCATAGATTACCCCGCGGGAACGCAGCTCTTCGATCGCGTCAGTGACCGCCCCGGAAGTGTGCAGCTCGTCCTCGTGAAAGAAAACATCAAAATCGGCGCGGAAATCATGCAAACAATCTTTGATCTCACCAAACATCAAGGTGGTGCCGGTTTCCCGGAAGTATTCTTCTGCCTGCGCTTCCGGTAGCTCTGCTAGTTGCACGCCCTCTGCTTTAGCGCGCTCAGCCACTTTACTGGCAATATCGAGGACGTACTGCCCGCCGTAACCATCTTCCGGCACTTCTTTGCCTTGCCAACGCGCCAGAAGCGACTTGGCAAAGCGAGTGATCTGGGCGCCGTGGTCATTGAAATAGTATTCGCGAGTCACTTTTGCCCCACTGGCCGCCAGAATCCGGCTGAGGGTATCGCCCACTGCCGCCCAGCGCCCTCCCCCTAAATGGATGGGACCGGTGGGGTTGGCTGACACATACTCCACGTTGATGTTTTGCCCGCTCAAAATTTCGCTGTGACCGTAGTCTTTCCCGGCCTGCAAAATCGTGGAAACAAGCGCCCCGGCAGCGGCGGCTCCCAGCCAAATGTTTACGAATCCCGGCCCGGCCACCTCGGTTTTCGAGATACCTGCTACCTGGTCAAGCTGGTCGGTAATCTTAGCGGCGAGGTCGCGCGGCGCCATGCCCGCTTTCTTTGCCAGCTGCATCGCCACGTTAGTTGACCAATCGCCGTTATCGCGCGAACGGGGACGCTCAACTTTCACGGTTTCCGGGATAGCATCCGAATCTAAACCGGTGTCGGCTGCCAGTTGAGAAAGAATCTGGCGGATTAGGGCACTTAGTTCTTCTGGAGTCATGCTTTAAGCCTAGACTGCCAGGCGTATTTCTCGCCAAATCTGGCGAGCTAGCCCACACCGGCAGGCAGCTGGCACAATAGGAATATGAGTGAGCAGGTTTACCACAAGGTTGATAATCGCCATCCCCAGGCTCTGGAGCTTGAAGAACTGGGGCTAAAGTGGCTGGCAGAGCCGATGGATAAAGGCGGAGTGCACGTGGCGAAAGTCGCGGCATCTGGACGCGGGTTTTTAGACACCGAACTAATCCCCTCCAGCGCGATTACCCGCGAGGCCGCGTACGCCTTCGGAGCAGCCTTGGCGATTACCCACGCGGGCGGAGCCGATTGGTACGGGCAGCCCCCACTTAGCTATTCCGGACCCGGTTTCATGGGTCGCTCCCGCCTAGAGTTAATTTATGAGGACGCCGGGGAAAACTGGGGCGAGTTTTTCGCTGATCACCGGATTATGCCTAACCTGCCGCCCGCCCTCGCTAACGGTTCTATCGATTCGGCCGGAGCAGCAGTTTTAGAGCGGCTGGCCGAGCGCCTGCGGGATGGAATCTTCGACGTTCCCGAACCGGAGCTTGTAAAAACCAAGGCAGCTCGAACCCACGGTGACCTGTGGACCGGGAATGTAATGTGGGCTCCCTCGGGAGCGTTAAAGCGTTTTCCTGCCCTGGCAGGGCGAGGCGCCACCCCCGATCAAGCCTTGCCTTCAGTGGTGGGGGTGTTGATTGACCCGGCTCCTTCGGGTGGACACGCGGAGACTGATTTGGCGGCGCTGGGAGTTTTCGGGCAGCCCTACCTGGAGGAAATCTACCAGGGTTACAACCAGGTCTCTCCCCTAGCTTCGGGGTGGCAAGAACGCATCGGCCTGCACCAAATCCATATGTTGGCGGTACACGCTAACCTCTTCGGAGGATCTTACGGTCCTCACACTGTGCAGCTAGCTAGTCAATATCTCTAGTTGCTGCGGGCGGCTGATAGCTACCGGGACTCCCGGGACGTGTCTACGAATTTTAGAGGATGGTATTGACGCGAGACTCAAGCAAGCCTGAAAACAGGTTAGGCTAGTTGCTATGAACCACATTGTCGCCTTGCTTATGGGAGCAGTATTACTGGCTGGCTCAGCCTGGATTCGGCATGGCAGTGCGAGAGCCCGCTTTTGGATCCCGAAGCAAAAGAAAGACATTTCCCGCTCCGGCATTCTGATTATGGACGAACGCTGGGTGTTGGTGTTCTTGCCGGCGCTGGGACTGTTCTTCCTGACTATCGGAGCAACTCTGCCCGCAAACGCCGCCCCCAGACCCTGGAACTATCTGCTGCTGACTATATTTTTAATCGGTGCGCTTATCGGCTTAGTAGGGATTATTTGGGGTTTAACCAACTTTTACTATCCGGAGGGAGTGCGTCCGGCGTGGCTGCGCGCCTATTATCGCCAGCTGGGATTTGCGCCTTCCCGGGGTACGCGGCTAGCTCCCGCCTGGTACCGCGAGCAACTAGGTGACGGGAATTTAGAGATTCCCCGTCTGAAGCACAATAAGCAGTCAGCCGAAAAAAGTGGGAAAAAGACCTCTGAGAAGGCGACACATAACAAACAGAAACGCAAGCAGCGGCGACCACGGTAAAAACGCTTGTTCCAGTAAAAACAGCTGGTGTCCGAACAACAAAGACCACTTTCCCTATTCAGAAAACATCCAGAAAACATCCAGAGTGGAAACAGTTGTCGGTGCCATTATGGGGGCAAAGAGATAAAGAGGAGATTGAGATTGATGATGAACAACAATGATTCACCCCGACCCGATAATGCTCATCAGCCGCTCGACGACTGGGAAATGGACGATTGGCAAAGCGCCGGCTGGCCCGGAGAAATCCCGGAGCCGAGCGGTAATAGGTTTCCGACAGCAGATCCCGGGAACAACGGAAACATTAACTCCGGCGAGGGCGAACACGCACAACCGGAACTAACCGGTAGGATTACCGATATTCAACCCGGCAACCCGGCGATTAGCGGCGGGGAGGCACCCTCCAATAGTGGAATCAGTCCCCATACTGATCAGGTTTTTCCCGCTGGGCAGGCACGACTAGAGGGATATCCTTCCCCCTACAGCTCTGGTATTAGCGGAGACTCCCCCTCGCAAAATGAAAGTTTCTTCTCTAACGACTTTGCCCCCGAGCAGATGACAGACACTACTACATTCCCCTACTCCCCCTCACCCCAGGGAACATTTTCCTCCCCGGAGCATCCCGCTTGGGAACCGGCCGCGATGCCTCCCCGGAAACAAGAAAAAACTAAACGGGGTCCGGGTTGGCTAGCCACTATCGCAATCGCGGTGGCAGCCGCCCTCTGCGTATGGCTGTTGCCAGCCGAATTTGGGTCCCGTACTACTGCGCTTGGCAAATCTCCAGTAAAGGTGGCAACCGAAGCGCCGGTAGTGCAAGCTAACGCCAAACAGACCAACTGGGAGGCAGTCGCCAAAGCCGTCCAGCCCTCGGTGGTAGCTATCCAGGTGGCTTCCGGCGATTCCGGGGAAAGCGGATCCGGGGTAATTTTCGATGAGGCCGGACACGTGATTACCAACTATCACGTAGTTGCCTCCGCGGTTTCCGGGAAAGCGAAAGTACAGATAGAGCTGAATAACGGCAAAATCTATGAAGCCAAAATTTTAGGTACTGATTCTTCCACTGACCTGGCAGTTCTAGAGTTTGTGAAACCTCCGAAAGATTTACAGATGGCTGCGCTGGGCAGTTCCTCGAATTTGCGAGTCGCCCAGCCGGTAGCCGCCATCGGTTCTCCTTTGGGGCTAGAGAACACGGTTACCACCGGAATCATTTCGGCTCTGGATCGCCCGGTAGTAGTCACCCAGTCTTCGGGTAAATCGGGGATTCAGATTCCGGGACTTAATGAGCGTTCTGGTGCCGGGGAACGGGTCGTTACCAATGCTATCCAGGTGGATGCGGCGATTAATCCTGGCAACTCTGGGGGGCCTCTCTTTGATGCTTCAGGCAAGGTTATTGGGATTACCTCCTCGATTGCTTCTCTAGGTTCCTCTGGGGAGGGACAGGCCGGTTCCATCGGTATCGGTTTTGCTATCCCAGTGAACCTGGTGCGTAACGTGGCCGATCAGATTATCACCTCGGGCAAAGTTACCCACGCGATGCTGGGAGTCACCATTGAGACCGGAATTGCCCAGATTTCTGGGGAGGCTCGTATGGGGGCGAGGGTGTCCTCGGTAGTTCCCGGCTCGGGAGCCGATAAAGCCGGGCTCAAGCAAGGGGATCTGATTACTAAGATTGATGGGCGCCTGGTGGGTTCCGGAGTTGCACTGACCGGCTATGTTCGCTGGTACAACCCGGGGGACAAAGTAAAACTCACAGTAATCCGGGAGGACGGCTCCCACGAGATTGAGGCTCAGCTCGGCGCTCAGAAAGCCGATCGCTAACCGATACGCACCCTAAACGAAGTGAGCCCGCTGGAAAAAACCAGCGGGCTCACTTATTGGTTTTAAACTCTAGGAGAAGATCGCGCGGAAGAATCCGCCGAACCAGGAGAACACCCTCACGAAGAACACCCGAACTTTAACTACAAAATTATTGGAGTTATCGGCTTGCTCGTCTGGCTGCGTAGTTGGCTCCGGTACCGCAGTAGGCGGATCGTCCGGAGTTGGCGCCTCGGTAAAGGTAGGCTCTGGGGTGGAGGGGGTAGGTTCTACGCTTGGCTGCGGATCCGGAGTCGGCTTAGGAGCAGTGGTCGGATCTGCACTGGGTTGTGGAACCTCAGCAGTGGGATTCGGGGTCGGATTGGTGGTTTCACTGGGACCCTCCGGCTGAGCCGGTTCGCTCGTAGGTTGAGCCGTAGGCTCTGGCTCTTGGCTGGGCTCAGGAGTAGTCGTCGGATCTTCACTGGGCTGCGCGGTTTCACTAGGCGCCAGATCCTGTGTGGGCTCGGGAACAGCGGTTGGATCTTCACTGGGCTGAGGAACCTCAGCAGTGGGATTGGGAGTGGGCTGAGCCGGCTCGGAGCCCGCCGGGTAGCCTAAATATTTTTCTAAACCTTGTAGCGCTAAAGCCACATCGGCGTCCCCAATCGGGTTCTTGAAATCTTTAACCCCTGCCATACCGGCGGCCATTAAATCGCCTTTACAAGTGTGATCCAGACCTAAAAGATGCCCGATTTCGTGGGCAACTGTAGAAACCTGAGTCAGCCAACCGCTACGGTCAAGACGTAGATACAGCAGCCGCTGCGCGGCATAGGCAGTACCGAGCGCTTTACCCTCGGAATAGGGGGAATCGATTACCCGTACCGGACGATTAGCCATCGAATCCACGAAGCGGAAGTTAATCTTTCCGCCACTGCGTTCAGTCCACATCTTGGTTGCGGCTTCGATTGCTGGGCGGAACTTGGTGTTACCCAAATATAGGGACAAAGTATAAGAGTCGGCGCTGGTAGCGCCAATCAAAAAGGTATCTATATTGGTGATGGGTTGCCCTTTAGCTACCTGGTTATGCATTACCCGGCATTCGCGCACCGTAGGAGTGCGGTCAGCGGCTTGCACATTTTGGCTCCCAGAAACTGCGAACAGTCCCCCCATTGCCAGCCCCACCATCGTTAAGGTGGCTACTAAAATATTCCTTTTTCGACTCATACTCATAGTCAAATCTTACCAAGCGGTAAGATTAAGGCAAGGTGATAGTCTCATCTTCCTTGAGAGCTTTTTCATATATGGCTGTCCGCCGCTTTGCCTCAAATAAAACCACAGGTAAAAGCCAAGGGGGCTTGCCTAGCTAAGCTAGCTAGGCAAGCCCCCTTCGGGAACTCAACTACTTAGATTAAAGATTCAAACCGAAAGAATCTTCAAAATTAATGCCGGCCAAGAAGTCATCGTCTAGTTCAGTGACTTTGAAATCGTCAGCTGACCAGCCCATCTTAGCCATCGCTTCCTCAGTAGGTTCTACGCTGGCATCCCGGAACATCGACAGACCAGTACCCGCCGGAATCAACTTACCGAGAATCACGTTCTCTTTCAGGCCTACCAAGGGATCCTTCTTCGCGCTCAAGGCCGCATCAGTTAGCACCTTGGTGGTTTCCTGGAAGGATGCCGCCGACAACCAAGAATCGGTTGCCAGTGAAGCCTTGGTAATCCCCATCAGCTCCGGACGTGCCGCAGCCGGCTCCCCGCCCTCGGAAACAACTTTACGGTTAATAGAGCGGAACCGAATCGAATCCACCAGAGTACCCGGCAACAGATCCGTATCACCGGACTTCAACACGGTTACCCGCCGCAACATCTGACGCACAATCACCTCAATATGCTTGGAGTGAATATCCACGCCCTGCGAACGGTAAACCTCTTGCACCTCGTTTACCAGCTGTCGTTGGGTAGAGTTGACACCCAAGATGCGCAGCACCTTCTTCGGATCCAGGCGACCCTCAGTCAGCTGCTGACCTACCTCAACATGGTCACCGTCAGAAACAATCAGTTTCATGCGGCGAGGAGCATCGATAATCAGGTCATCTTGACCGTCATCGCGTACCACTACCAGGTGACGGGTCTGACCGGGGTCATCAACTACTTTTACGCGTCCCGAAGCCTCGGTGATCAACGCTTCACCCTTAGGAGTACGTGCCTCGAAGAGCTCCTGTACACGCGGCAAACCCTGGGTAATATCAGCAGCGCCCGCGGCACCACCGGTGTGGAAGGTACGCATCGTTAGCTGAGTACCCGGCTCCCCAATCGACTGGGCAGCGATAATCCCCACGGCCTCGCCGATATCAACCCGTTTACCGGTCGCCAGTGAGCGCCCGTAACAGGAGGCGCAAGTACCGGCCTCGGATTCACAGGTCAAAACGGAACGCACCGGAATCTCGGTGACTCCCGCTTCGATCAGCACATCAATCTGGGCGTCACCCACATCGGTACCTTTAGCGAATACCAGGTTGCCGTCCTTATCGGTAACATCCTTGGACAAGGTACGCCCATAGGCGGTGGTTTCTACGATATCCAGCTTGTAAACGTGACCATCCTCGGTGACCCCACCAATGGGCAGCACCAGACCACGGCGAGTGCCACAGTCCTGTTCGCGCACGATAACATCCTGAGAAACATCCACCAGACGGCGGGTCAAATAACCCGAGTCTGCAGTACGCAACGCGGTGTCGGCCAAACCTTTACGAGCACCGTGGGTGGCGATGAAGTATTCCAGCACCGACAGCCCCGAGCGGTAGTTCGACTTAATCGGCTGCTCAATCAGCTTCTGCTTGGGGTCAGCCACCAGGCCACGCATACCGGAAATCTGACGAATCTGATCCCAGTTACCACGAGCACCAGAGGAAACCATCCGGTTTACCTGGTTACGTGCCGGGAAGTTCTCCCGCATTGCCTGCGCCACTTTGGCAGTACATTCGGTCCACAAATCCACCAGTTCGTTGTAGCGATCCTGGGCGGTAATCAAACCGAGATCGGCGTCCTCTTGCACCTGAGTGGCTTTCTCATCGTACTCGGCGAGAATCTTCGCTTTTGCCGGCGGTTCCACTACGTCAGCGAAGCCGATAGTGGTACCCGACCAGGTTGCCCAATGGAAACCAGTTTCCTTCAAAGCATCC
Proteins encoded:
- a CDS encoding helix-turn-helix domain-containing protein codes for the protein MTKQAIAPSQLSADQAVGLTVAQYLQAATITRTKVSDVLGCSRVNASKKVAGKVGWSIEEIYTLAEFFGLDTTDLLPKKDDTGSWLPAPFNPAFLSRGIGKTPSPLDRNEDGVWRARQDSNLQPSDP
- a CDS encoding helix-turn-helix domain-containing protein → MSEGGFNPGGFRRAVWEVEQAPTARFVALVLSGLADESGFVMRPVFRVADITGFSVRTVQRVLSRLVRAGLIQMFGLRFGAVLLIGCVGSEVE
- a CDS encoding arginine repressor, which gives rise to MATVPTTKAAREEAIREILNQQEISSQSQLLSHLAERGIPTTQATLSRDLLALRATKVRATSGKTVYMLPEPYPVRVRRGQEDPGNEKLAKWCQDLLVSSAVVHNQVVLRTPAAGAQLLAGAIDMAWFDTVLGCIAGDDTILVICKTDEDANALNELFMQFVTD
- a CDS encoding MerR family transcriptional regulator, whose amino-acid sequence is MTVETLKDNGLIGTSEAEGLCGVPGQTLRRWANAGKLSHLRTATGRYFFYREEVKKINFLLTPKMFEAFHEKQSSLVI
- a CDS encoding reprolysin-like metallopeptidase; this translates as MSMSRKRNILVATLTMVGLAMGGLFAVSGSQNVQAADRTPTVRECRVMHNQVAKGQPITNIDTFLIGATSADSYTLSLYLGNTKFRPAIEAATKMWTERSGGKINFRFVDSMANRPVRVIDSPYSEGKALGTAYAAQRLLYLRLDRSGWLTQVSTVAHEIGHLLGLDHTCKGDLMAAGMAGVKDFKNPIGDADVALALQGLEKYLGYPAGSEPAQPTPNPTAEVPQPSEDPTAVPEPTQDLAPSETAQPSEDPTTTPEPSQEPEPTAQPTSEPAQPEGPSETTNPTPNPTAEVPQPSADPTTAPKPTPDPQPSVEPTPSTPEPTFTEAPTPDDPPTAVPEPTTQPDEQADNSNNFVVKVRVFFVRVFSWFGGFFRAIFS
- a CDS encoding helix-turn-helix domain-containing protein; amino-acid sequence: MSIRAFTWAFDEVAGVNRGEKLVLLALAEFANDDDITWRARHEIARRALCSDRSLTDYLTSLEAKGFIEREPRYRWCDSGEGACEGRPSHKHRCGTTYRVRRDRKNPVIIPPLSTSAKSAGVAKKSVNAGSATNAKSAGVKPHPQNSAVHTSKILRPYDSYNRQLNYPNPPTPQVAPGRVEAGLVGKKSETTSARLQQSCSAGKTATQPGAPDWDLIRDCLPADLRKLSTSAAIKATSLLRERLGNGWSRQELQRFIGQDPLPDTVKNLSGLACWRIENTPAVPPERLTAKQQVILPLEEETASEAEPLTVEVAREVAWFFTPAALGINKSAVGNEKHWRKRAEKILAAGGGVFDKAIQAGESVSQSLRKAVQAGVSHE
- a CDS encoding S1C family serine protease — its product is MMNNNDSPRPDNAHQPLDDWEMDDWQSAGWPGEIPEPSGNRFPTADPGNNGNINSGEGEHAQPELTGRITDIQPGNPAISGGEAPSNSGISPHTDQVFPAGQARLEGYPSPYSSGISGDSPSQNESFFSNDFAPEQMTDTTTFPYSPSPQGTFSSPEHPAWEPAAMPPRKQEKTKRGPGWLATIAIAVAAALCVWLLPAEFGSRTTALGKSPVKVATEAPVVQANAKQTNWEAVAKAVQPSVVAIQVASGDSGESGSGVIFDEAGHVITNYHVVASAVSGKAKVQIELNNGKIYEAKILGTDSSTDLAVLEFVKPPKDLQMAALGSSSNLRVAQPVAAIGSPLGLENTVTTGIISALDRPVVVTQSSGKSGIQIPGLNERSGAGERVVTNAIQVDAAINPGNSGGPLFDASGKVIGITSSIASLGSSGEGQAGSIGIGFAIPVNLVRNVADQIITSGKVTHAMLGVTIETGIAQISGEARMGARVSSVVPGSGADKAGLKQGDLITKIDGRLVGSGVALTGYVRWYNPGDKVKLTVIREDGSHEIEAQLGAQKADR
- the argS gene encoding arginine--tRNA ligase gives rise to the protein MTPEELSALIRQILSQLAADTGLDSDAIPETVKVERPRSRDNGDWSTNVAMQLAKKAGMAPRDLAAKITDQLDQVAGISKTEVAGPGFVNIWLGAAAAGALVSTILQAGKDYGHSEILSGQNINVEYVSANPTGPIHLGGGRWAAVGDTLSRILAASGAKVTREYYFNDHGAQITRFAKSLLARWQGKEVPEDGYGGQYVLDIASKVAERAKAEGVQLAELPEAQAEEYFRETGTTLMFGEIKDCLHDFRADFDVFFHEDELHTSGAVTDAIEELRSRGVIYEKDGATWLKSTKYGDDKDRVILKSDGDPAYFAADIAYYRDKQRRGATHEILILGADHHGYIDRMYAMCAAFGGKPGESLEIIIGQMVNLKENGVEVKMSKRAGTVITLDDLVDAVGVDAARYSLVRVSMDSTVDIDLDLLRSHTNENPVYYVQYAHARTCSVGRNADEAGVKADGNYEASALSSQADKDLLGVLAQYPAELKLAAEEREPHRIPRYLEKLAAGYHTWYNQCRVIPRSGEEITAAHVARRHLNEAVRQVLENGLDLCGVIAPERM